CATCTATCTCGCTGATAAGCCCAAGCGTCCCTATCGCATCCCCGTCTGGCTAGAGAAGGAAGAGCAACAAGCGCTCCAGGAAGCGACCCAGCGGATAGACAATTTACCCGAGAATATCTTCGGGCGTACCCAGGAGCATATTAAAGCGGTCCGGCGTCGCTATGATGTCCTGTTTGGCCTTATTCTCAACAGCGGCCTGCGAATCAGCGAAGCTCTGGCCGTGAAAGTCCGGGATGTGCGGGTGATGAACGGGATCGCTAAATCCGTGCGGATCATCGGCAAGGGCAACCGGGAACGGCTGGTGCCACTACCGGAAGCCTTCGGCCAAGTATTCGGGGCTTGGCTACAGGGCAGGGAAGGGGACGATTTCGTGTTCGCCAAAGCCCCGGGGGGAAAACCGCCTGGACCCCATGCGGCGCGGGCCTATTTGCGGCGGCTCATTGAACGGGCGGGCATCGACAAGCCCGTGACTCCCCACAAGCTGCGTCATACTTACGCCACGCGGCTACTAGAATCAGGTGCCGAGTTGGTGGACATCCAGGCTTTGCTGGGGCACGTGGATTTATCCACCACCCAGATTTACACCCATGTGAGCGAGGAGCGGATGGCCGGGGTGGTGGCGAAGTTGTAGCCCATGGGAAGAGGTGATCTTGATGGCTGTAAGTTGTAGAGCTTAGATCTTAGATGGGGTTGAAAGTCTTTCCAACTTCAATCAGAAGGTGACACCCAACTCTTTCTCGGCGCAGCTTTGACAAATCTCTTGATCCAGCATGTGACCGGCGTTTACTCGTTCTTTGCAATGCCTACAGACACGGAAAAACCGCGACGTTTCAAGCGCCTTCATTTGGGCTGCCGCAAGTCGCTCGTTTGTAGGAGGTCTGGACCACTGGCGAAAAGCCTTCCAACTGAGTTCCGGGCTATGGCTATGTGCTCCGCCCCATGTGACCACGCCTACTTCGAGAACGGTTTTGCCGTCTCTTTCCGCTAGGCGAGTGAATTCGCTAATAAGCTCATCGTCGGTCATCGCTCGTGGCCCCTGTGCATTATGATGGCTTTTTTTGTGGGTAATATCTCTGGGCATTGCAAGTACAACTCCGATTTTAAGGTAGTATTTCTGTACTCAGAATAGTCTGGCCCTTTCACCTTACGGACCTGCACGTTCAGGAGGAGTACGAGCACAAATGGTAGAGCTTCTTCCTAGAACCAGAACACACTTAATTTAATTCCTGGAATATACCTTTTCGAAGGGATCTGCAAAAAACCCCACGTTGGACGCGGATTATTCACCACAGTCTGCATGTGACATCGTGCTCGATCCGAATTGCTTGGGGACTCGTATCTATCAGTGTACGTTCGGAATTCGCCGTGCGTAGGCTTCTGATTAATTTAGTGACAGTACGGAGACGAGCCATGAACAAAACAAGACAGTTGTTTTCACCACGCACGAACAGCACCCATATCCGCACTTGGGCGGGCATTGTAGCAGCAGCTAGTGTGCTCGGGTTCACCTCGGGCACCATTGCTCAGCAGCCCAGCCAATTCGTAAGCCCCGGCTCAATCTCGGCTATCGAGAGCGGAACGGTAATTAACCTGCAGCGATCACTCTACACTGCTAAATTCACCTGTGGTATTTGGGATGAAGGACTGCAAGTCGGCAAGACCGCTGCGCAACTCAACAAGGGACTGGGTGCCGGTCCGCCGCTTCCACCGGAATACCTGACGCCGCCGCTGCTTGCCCAGCAGCTTCCGCCACCCTACTACCATGACTTCCAGCCGGGCAGCTACTCGACCGCGCTCAACATCTTTAATCCCACACTGCGTCCGGTGGACGTGCAGGTGAAGATCTCCTCGGACAGTCTGTCCGGCCCGATAGTGGTCGCAACAAAGAGCATCAACTCGCTCGAAGCCACCAGGATTGGTTGCTCAGATATCGAGGCCATCCTGCCGAACAGCTTTGCAGGTGAGCTGGTGGAGGGTTTCTTCCACATCACTCGCTTCAGGACCGATCTCCACGTGCAGGCGGTATACACTTACTCTACGATAGCTGCTTTCCAGGAGTTCCGCGGCGGTTTCGTAGAAGCAGCCGGCGCAGGTGCTGGTGCTGGCGGCCTGGGCCTTGGCGCATCGGTCGACATCGAAACGGTCAAACCGATAGGGATTGGCTTCTAACGGGAGCATCAATAATTGCGGGGTAATCATGTAGCCCGCTTGAGTTCATCGGTCTCATCATGACAATCAAAGCCAGGATACCATTCGGCAAATCTTGTCTTCAGTTCGCCGTTTAAGAGTCGGGCGCGCATTTGCACCAATAGATGGGGTTTTTTGCAGATCCCCTCGAAAAGGTATATTCCAAAAATTATTCGGCTAAGTTCTGTTGAAGCGCGACCTGCGCTAATTTCTAAATGATGGCTGAGGTATCCTGAAAAAAATGGACACCCCTGATAGGTTAAAATAACTGATTGAGGAGGCAGAGAATGGAACTTAAACAAGACGATACGCCGGAGTTTTGGGCAGAGGCGATGAAGCGAGTATTAGAGTATTATAAACAAGGGTTATCGTTGGCGGAGGCTGCCGAGCGGTTATCGATTCCGAAAGTGACCTTAACGACATGGGGTCAGCAAAGCCAAAGGGGGAAAGCGCCAGCGGCGCCACTCGTGCCTTGGCTACCTGGCCCCGGCTGTGTTTGCTCAAAACTTCCGCAAACCACAGGGGGTTACCTGAAACAGGAGCGTCCACGATGACCAGGACACCTCAGTCACGATTGAAGGTTTGGAGACCCATGCCATCGTCCACAGCCATGAAGCATCAGGATATCGGTTGGCATTTTGA
This window of the Nitrosococcus oceani ATCC 19707 genome carries:
- a CDS encoding tyrosine-type recombinase/integrase; protein product: MEKKAVDFWQARKDFLAHLHYAKGYSQGTCYAYNSDLGIWGRWLAEVGKDWCQATHADTEKFVAWQMRERGAKAHIVARRSSCLGSFYKWAMKNALVESDPIYLADKPKRPYRIPVWLEKEEQQALQEATQRIDNLPENIFGRTQEHIKAVRRRYDVLFGLILNSGLRISEALAVKVRDVRVMNGIAKSVRIIGKGNRERLVPLPEAFGQVFGAWLQGREGDDFVFAKAPGGKPPGPHAARAYLRRLIERAGIDKPVTPHKLRHTYATRLLESGAELVDIQALLGHVDLSTTQIYTHVSEERMAGVVAKL